Proteins encoded in a region of the Marinobacter arenosus genome:
- a CDS encoding sigma-54-dependent Fis family transcriptional regulator: MQTELHTGIDLAVELIQQETLPALLKTATAQLRKTFGLTRCWALELDLSGRTLHCDELPEQAEFDCNDFSHPFSHILQTGRARELSRAASYRLDHSGFQALFEASERPRSFWIEPLTGADGRMLGMLVLCRDESDWEGITAQPLFGGLRQLLAHQWVSQLQSRDQIWQRRLLKRSLDNLHDTETVRRHCERLSRTLVGNSVAMTQLRTQVVRAAGSMLSVLVQGETGCGKDVVARGIHELSDRADGPLVVVNCAAIPDTLLESELFGHTKGAFSGAYQSKDGLLAQADGGTLFLDEIGDMPMALQSKLLRVLESRQFRPLGARDERRSDFRLVAATHQPLQQRIEAGNFRRDLFYRLGQFPLRVTSLRERPEDLESLSRHFIHLYTEREGTGPLGISSHALHRLAGYDFPGNVRELRNIIELACLQTPAGDDIQPEVLRLEDPFGEPDLLGPTAVVEPKPMPGVPGSKDIRDLKSASQAFEAAVIRERLQQYGGNRAQAAESLGLPKRTLAHKCLKYRVNEL, translated from the coding sequence ATGCAGACGGAACTGCACACCGGCATCGATCTGGCGGTTGAGCTAATTCAGCAGGAAACATTGCCGGCGTTGCTGAAAACCGCGACGGCGCAGCTTAGAAAGACCTTTGGCCTGACCCGTTGCTGGGCACTGGAGCTGGATCTCAGTGGCCGGACCTTACACTGTGATGAGCTGCCGGAGCAGGCCGAATTCGACTGCAATGACTTTAGCCACCCCTTCAGTCATATCCTGCAAACCGGGCGGGCTCGGGAGCTCTCTCGGGCGGCAAGCTATCGGCTCGATCATTCCGGCTTTCAGGCACTCTTTGAGGCCAGCGAACGTCCCCGCTCGTTCTGGATTGAACCCCTGACCGGCGCTGATGGGCGCATGCTCGGCATGCTGGTTCTGTGCCGGGATGAGTCGGATTGGGAGGGTATTACGGCACAGCCATTGTTCGGTGGCCTCAGACAACTGCTGGCTCATCAATGGGTGAGTCAGTTGCAGAGCCGCGACCAAATCTGGCAACGGCGTTTGCTCAAGCGCTCTCTGGATAACCTGCACGATACGGAAACCGTTCGCCGGCATTGTGAACGGTTATCCCGGACCCTCGTCGGCAATTCTGTCGCCATGACCCAGTTGCGAACCCAAGTCGTTCGCGCGGCCGGCAGCATGCTCTCGGTGCTGGTTCAGGGAGAAACCGGTTGTGGCAAAGACGTCGTCGCCCGGGGGATCCACGAACTCTCGGATCGCGCTGATGGCCCCCTGGTTGTCGTCAATTGCGCCGCAATCCCGGATACCCTGCTGGAAAGCGAGTTGTTCGGACACACCAAGGGCGCGTTTTCCGGCGCCTACCAGTCCAAGGACGGTCTCCTGGCCCAGGCTGACGGGGGGACGTTGTTCCTGGATGAAATTGGCGATATGCCAATGGCGTTGCAGTCGAAACTCCTCCGCGTGCTGGAAAGCCGACAATTCAGGCCGCTCGGCGCTCGGGACGAACGGCGTTCCGATTTCCGGTTGGTTGCCGCCACGCATCAGCCTCTCCAGCAGCGAATCGAGGCCGGTAACTTTCGTCGGGATCTGTTCTACCGACTGGGCCAATTCCCCTTGCGGGTGACGTCATTACGGGAACGGCCGGAAGATCTTGAATCCCTCAGTCGCCATTTCATTCACCTCTACACAGAAAGAGAAGGTACCGGCCCCCTGGGGATTAGCAGTCATGCATTGCACAGGCTCGCTGGTTATGACTTTCCGGGCAATGTTCGGGAATTGAGGAACATCATTGAGCTGGCCTGCCTGCAGACGCCGGCAGGCGACGATATTCAGCCCGAGGTACTCCGCCTGGAGGATCCGTTTGGCGAGCCGGATCTGCTCGGACCTACAGCCGTGGTGGAGCCGAAGCCAATGCCTGGTGTGCCGGGAAGCAAGGATATCCGGGATCTTAAGTCGGCATCGCAGGCGTTCGAGGCTGCGGTCATTCGGGAGCGCCTTCAGCAGTACGGTGGCAATCGGGCCCAGGCGGCAGAGAGTCTGGGCCTACCCAAACGCACGCTGGCTCACAAGTGTTTGAAATACCGGGTGAACGAGCTATGA